The following proteins are encoded in a genomic region of Sorangiineae bacterium MSr12523:
- the asd gene encoding archaetidylserine decarboxylase (Phosphatidylserine decarboxylase is synthesized as a single chain precursor. Generation of the pyruvoyl active site from a Ser is coupled to cleavage of a Gly-Ser bond between the larger (beta) and smaller (alpha chains). It is an integral membrane protein.): protein MMSALTFATAQLLRVLPRAGISRVMGKLADHSWSSPVGRAVVGLYSQAYGISLDECTKTEGWSSFDEFFTRTLRDGVRPIDPDPRTVVSPADGRLDSIARVEPGRRYLVKGRPYSVDELVGDAEEAKRFEGGGGCVVYLSPRDYHRVHAPVGGVIRQIRSLPGDYYPVNAIGMKHVPNLFVRNRRVAISIDTPPETGLGRVTVVMVVAIVVGRITVTGIDARDVPLGVHTFDPPLEVKKGDEIGIFHLGSTCVMFLEPAAFGFVASEGPVLYGQSLSRGSGLGATDGVPAIRE, encoded by the coding sequence ATGATGAGTGCACTCACCTTCGCCACCGCACAGCTTCTGCGTGTCCTACCGCGTGCTGGAATCAGCCGCGTGATGGGAAAGCTCGCAGACCATAGCTGGTCCTCTCCCGTCGGCCGCGCCGTCGTTGGGCTGTATTCGCAGGCCTATGGCATCTCGCTCGACGAATGCACCAAGACCGAAGGCTGGTCCTCCTTCGACGAATTTTTCACCCGCACCTTGCGCGATGGTGTGCGTCCGATCGACCCCGATCCGCGCACGGTGGTCAGCCCGGCCGATGGTCGCCTCGACTCCATCGCGCGCGTCGAACCCGGCCGCCGTTACCTCGTCAAAGGTCGTCCCTACAGCGTCGATGAGCTGGTGGGCGATGCCGAGGAGGCCAAGCGGTTCGAGGGTGGCGGCGGTTGTGTCGTCTACCTCTCGCCGCGGGACTACCACCGCGTGCATGCGCCCGTCGGTGGCGTCATCCGGCAGATCCGTTCACTGCCGGGCGATTATTACCCCGTCAACGCGATCGGCATGAAGCATGTGCCGAACCTCTTCGTGCGCAACCGGCGCGTGGCCATCTCCATCGACACCCCGCCCGAGACAGGGCTGGGCCGCGTCACGGTCGTGATGGTGGTCGCCATCGTCGTGGGCCGCATCACGGTCACCGGCATCGATGCGCGCGACGTTCCGCTTGGGGTTCACACGTTCGACCCACCGCTCGAGGTGAAGAAAGGTGACGAAATCGGCATTTTCCACCTCGGGTCGACGTGCGTCATGTTTTTGGAGCCCGCCGCATTTGGCTTCGTCGCAAGCGAAGGCCCGGTACTCTATGGCCAGAGCTTGTCTCGCGGGTCGGGGCTTGGCGCGACGGACGGCGTGCCGGCCATAAGGGAGTGA
- a CDS encoding Ig-like domain-containing protein, translating into MRKARGIGGWCKLAGSSCLIFAAISACSSDENPARPDSLRPGQIPKYDKVPPTVAWTSPLDGEENAWVRAPIRVTFSEPVILGDKPVQLTVDGQSVPVTTDYEEASYTLTIKPGHSLVGPAHASVDFGDIRDYEGNPLVRPPWRWSMDRWIAVGEVLEEPDGRPPVIAAGPGNEVAIAFAPLPSSSVPRARTVDPRHGIWREYRDIDEVSARDPLTLFISEMGRPTMVFTTELNEVAIVEWQDKFSWLPVMGGDDYVTIDQGKAFAARASDNVLFAAFDTPDADGGSHIVVKAQKWSDERPLGETVNDPATEKDARLQSLALDRVGIPYVSYRTTTGDGHVRVWSKDRWLPVGPAVNPSNENAEITQVAVNDAGTPYALVQLSDRYLPRQRTVVMSFDGSHWVECGPPLTTNKIEGGTFFAPTRGDRFLAYLPSWQPGKGYHHLFEASGAGSLEIPFPDLSANGPGNATVDPNGIPVVTWRENNRNVRVARLNR; encoded by the coding sequence GTGAGAAAGGCGCGGGGAATCGGAGGATGGTGCAAGCTCGCGGGCAGCTCGTGCCTCATTTTTGCGGCGATCTCAGCGTGCAGCTCGGACGAAAATCCGGCGCGTCCCGATAGCCTGCGGCCCGGACAGATTCCAAAGTATGACAAGGTGCCCCCCACGGTCGCTTGGACATCCCCGCTCGACGGGGAGGAAAATGCGTGGGTGCGGGCACCCATCCGGGTCACGTTCTCCGAACCCGTCATTTTGGGAGACAAACCGGTCCAGCTCACGGTGGATGGCCAATCCGTACCGGTCACGACCGATTACGAGGAAGCCTCCTACACCCTGACCATCAAGCCGGGCCACTCTCTCGTCGGCCCGGCGCACGCATCGGTGGATTTCGGCGACATCCGCGATTACGAGGGCAATCCGCTGGTAAGGCCGCCGTGGCGCTGGTCCATGGATCGCTGGATCGCCGTTGGCGAAGTTCTCGAGGAACCCGACGGCCGGCCCCCCGTCATCGCTGCAGGCCCCGGTAACGAAGTTGCAATTGCATTCGCGCCCCTCCCCTCCTCGTCGGTACCGAGGGCACGCACGGTCGATCCACGGCACGGCATCTGGCGCGAGTATCGGGACATCGACGAGGTGTCCGCGCGCGATCCATTGACGCTCTTCATCAGCGAAATGGGGCGACCGACGATGGTCTTCACCACCGAGCTCAATGAAGTTGCCATTGTCGAGTGGCAGGACAAATTCAGTTGGCTGCCCGTCATGGGTGGAGATGACTACGTGACCATCGATCAGGGAAAGGCGTTTGCCGCACGCGCCAGCGACAATGTCCTCTTCGCCGCATTCGACACACCCGATGCCGACGGAGGCTCCCATATCGTCGTCAAAGCGCAGAAATGGTCGGACGAACGCCCGCTCGGTGAAACCGTCAACGATCCTGCGACCGAAAAGGACGCCCGGTTGCAATCGCTGGCGCTCGACCGCGTCGGCATCCCTTATGTGAGCTACCGCACCACCACGGGCGATGGACACGTGCGGGTTTGGTCCAAGGATCGATGGTTACCCGTGGGCCCCGCGGTCAATCCATCCAACGAGAACGCGGAGATCACCCAAGTTGCGGTGAACGACGCGGGAACGCCCTACGCACTCGTGCAGCTGTCGGATCGGTACCTGCCTCGGCAACGTACCGTCGTAATGAGTTTCGATGGATCGCACTGGGTCGAATGCGGCCCGCCCCTCACTACGAATAAGATCGAAGGAGGTACGTTCTTTGCGCCAACACGTGGCGATCGGTTCCTTGCCTATCTCCCTTCCTGGCAACCCGGAAAGGGATATCACCACCTGTTCGAGGCATCCGGTGCCGGATCTCTCGAGATCCCGTTCCCAGATCTTTCGGCGAACGGTCCCGGAAATGCCACCGTGGACCCGAACGGAATTCCCGTGGTTACGTGGCGCGAGAACAATCGAAACGTGCGCGTCGCACGGCTGAATCGGTAA
- a CDS encoding protease — translation MKTIGSGQLPFGVLAWFGIVMGTVSCAKTPPEATPAAEAPVSSAPAPAPAEPAAPVPATATPAASATAPASPALECSIRIEPKIKLGQSAKVHFRLAQRAAQTVYVLNWRTPLEGLRGDDFSVVRDGTEIPYRGPMMKRGNPSAESYLALEASKPLEADVNLALAYDFSKPGHYRITFRGKIWDLVTQQSEIPRPLDKHQPVQLTCASVETDVAP, via the coding sequence ATGAAAACCATCGGAAGCGGGCAGCTGCCATTCGGTGTACTCGCGTGGTTCGGTATAGTCATGGGCACCGTGTCCTGTGCCAAGACGCCACCGGAGGCCACACCCGCCGCCGAAGCACCCGTTTCCTCCGCGCCTGCACCCGCGCCGGCCGAGCCCGCGGCCCCCGTTCCTGCCACGGCCACGCCGGCGGCATCCGCAACGGCCCCCGCCTCCCCCGCGCTCGAATGTTCGATCCGCATCGAGCCGAAGATCAAACTGGGGCAGTCCGCCAAAGTGCATTTCCGGCTCGCCCAGCGCGCTGCGCAGACCGTGTACGTTCTCAATTGGCGCACGCCGCTGGAGGGATTGCGCGGCGACGACTTCTCCGTCGTCCGAGATGGAACCGAAATTCCGTATCGCGGCCCCATGATGAAGCGCGGCAATCCCAGCGCGGAAAGTTACCTCGCGCTGGAGGCCAGCAAGCCCCTCGAGGCCGACGTCAACTTGGCGCTGGCGTACGATTTCTCCAAGCCAGGCCATTACCGCATCACGTTCCGCGGCAAGATTTGGGACCTCGTGACGCAACAGTCCGAGATCCCGCGGCCGCTCGACAAGCATCAGCCCGTGCAACTGACCTGCGCCTCCGTCGAGACCGACGTCGCGCCCTAG
- the rplC gene encoding 50S ribosomal protein L3, translated as MNTNPGIFGIKLGNTQLFKEDGTVQRVTVVEAGPVTVVAKRTVEKDGYSALVLGLGERKERHTNKPLAGYYKKANATPKRTLKELRVSEEWAAKFEVGTVINLDELFKAGQFVDARGTTRGRGFTGVMRRWSFAGGVASHGTHEYFRHGGSIGTNMTPGRTLPNVKMAGQYGNETVSILNLKIARVDNEKHLLLIEGAVPGSKGGLVLIRHAVKKTADGGRARKKA; from the coding sequence ATGAATACGAACCCCGGCATTTTCGGGATTAAGCTCGGCAACACGCAGCTCTTCAAAGAGGACGGCACCGTCCAGCGCGTCACCGTCGTCGAGGCAGGCCCGGTCACCGTGGTCGCCAAGCGCACGGTGGAGAAGGACGGCTACTCGGCCCTCGTTCTCGGCCTGGGTGAGCGCAAGGAGCGCCACACCAACAAGCCGCTCGCCGGCTACTACAAGAAGGCCAACGCGACCCCCAAGCGCACCCTCAAGGAGCTGCGCGTGAGCGAGGAGTGGGCGGCCAAGTTCGAGGTCGGTACGGTCATCAACCTCGACGAGCTCTTCAAGGCCGGCCAATTCGTCGACGCCCGCGGCACCACCCGCGGCCGCGGCTTCACGGGCGTCATGCGCCGTTGGAGCTTTGCCGGCGGCGTCGCCTCGCACGGTACGCACGAGTACTTCCGTCACGGCGGTTCGATCGGTACGAACATGACCCCGGGTCGCACGCTCCCCAACGTCAAGATGGCCGGCCAGTACGGCAACGAGACGGTGAGCATCCTCAACCTGAAGATCGCCCGCGTCGACAACGAGAAGCACCTGCTCCTCATCGAGGGCGCCGTCCCCGGTTCGAAGGGCGGCCTCGTCCTCATCCGCCACGCCGTCAAGAAGACGGCCGACGGCGGCCGCGCGCGCAAGAAGGCCTGA
- a CDS encoding class I SAM-dependent methyltransferase: protein MAKLTDAQIAAEADFIEDSLAVAKGAMVLDLACGTGRHAIELTRRGYQVVGYDLSLSMLARAADEAQDRNQKLNFVQGDMREMTFEETFDGIYSWNTSFGYFDEDRNAQVIARVHRALRKGGQFLLDVVNRDFIGRQAPSLAWFEGEGCVCMDEMTIDWITSRMRIKRTMMMDDGRSKEIEYSIRIYSLHELGKMLHDHGFRVAEVSGRIATPGVFFGTDSPRTLILAEKRG, encoded by the coding sequence ATGGCCAAGCTCACCGACGCGCAGATTGCGGCGGAGGCTGACTTCATCGAGGACAGCCTGGCCGTTGCCAAGGGCGCGATGGTGCTCGATTTGGCCTGTGGAACCGGCCGCCACGCCATCGAGCTCACGCGACGCGGCTACCAGGTCGTGGGCTACGATCTGAGCCTGTCGATGCTCGCGCGCGCCGCCGACGAAGCGCAAGATCGGAACCAGAAGCTCAACTTCGTGCAGGGCGACATGCGCGAGATGACCTTCGAAGAGACCTTCGACGGCATCTATTCGTGGAACACGAGCTTCGGCTACTTCGACGAGGACCGCAACGCACAGGTCATCGCCCGCGTGCACCGCGCCCTGCGAAAGGGCGGACAATTCCTCCTCGACGTCGTCAACCGCGACTTCATCGGCCGCCAGGCACCGTCGCTCGCCTGGTTCGAGGGCGAAGGTTGCGTGTGCATGGATGAGATGACCATCGACTGGATCACCAGCCGCATGCGCATCAAGCGAACCATGATGATGGACGACGGCCGCTCGAAGGAAATCGAGTACTCGATCCGCATCTACTCGCTGCACGAGCTTGGAAAGATGCTGCACGACCACGGCTTCCGCGTCGCCGAGGTGAGCGGCCGCATCGCCACCCCAGGTGTCTTCTTCGGCACCGACTCCCCGCGCACCCTGATCCTGGCCGAAAAGCGCGGTTAG
- a CDS encoding Ig-like domain-containing protein, protein MIACGSSGSATDGSPNDLDVIPPQIVSQSPLHRDAEVSVHQPIEVKFSERVRLSDSAPVRLFANTGETDVPVPATVRLSRDGTVVTIEPTAPLSAPADYSVKFGDIRDEAGNALVSMGWTWKAPLWLRVGQPLEDAGDLSSLMIVAGPDEQVTVGSTVTVNVPDQRLLIHAIRRSNDRWTLLDNRLKIDSRIVPSLFWDKELGLSALISDRENHIALEQWLDTKWQEHSLNHSTSDVVDALIGNSKDGERFLAHHVFHMDAGTEIFVSHGSNWSRLGGPANGEDIIQGRLISLFLDRQGTPYVVYPTSSDPGRLRYWSQGSWILRAPPVTSPGDKALLLRITIDDGGTPFALVAISEGPSVYDQRFQIRRFDGNHWIDCGAPLPMPGSSRLQYFGQALDGHTFAVLTTQSPGTEIPDKVLTFDVTQNGWTAIAPPVDTLRQYTRIFATIDDRGAPILAWSEGSVVHLRRLNR, encoded by the coding sequence GTGATCGCTTGTGGGTCGTCGGGATCCGCCACCGACGGATCGCCGAACGATCTCGACGTGATTCCCCCCCAGATTGTCTCGCAGAGCCCCTTGCATCGCGATGCCGAGGTTTCGGTGCACCAGCCCATCGAGGTCAAATTCTCCGAGCGCGTGCGACTTTCCGACTCCGCGCCTGTGAGGCTTTTTGCGAACACGGGCGAGACTGACGTGCCGGTACCGGCGACGGTTCGCCTCTCACGGGACGGAACCGTGGTCACCATCGAGCCCACCGCGCCTCTTTCTGCCCCAGCTGACTATTCGGTGAAGTTCGGCGATATTCGTGATGAAGCCGGAAACGCGTTGGTTTCCATGGGCTGGACGTGGAAGGCTCCACTCTGGTTGCGCGTGGGACAGCCCCTGGAAGATGCGGGTGACCTCTCGTCCTTGATGATTGTGGCAGGTCCCGACGAGCAGGTGACCGTGGGTTCGACCGTCACCGTCAATGTCCCAGACCAACGTCTGCTGATACACGCCATCCGCCGTTCGAACGACAGGTGGACACTGTTGGACAATCGATTGAAAATCGACAGCCGAATTGTGCCCAGTCTTTTCTGGGATAAGGAGTTGGGGCTGTCCGCGCTAATTAGCGATCGAGAAAACCATATCGCACTCGAACAATGGCTCGACACGAAGTGGCAAGAGCACAGTCTCAACCATTCGACCAGTGACGTCGTCGACGCGCTCATCGGGAACTCAAAGGACGGGGAACGCTTTCTCGCGCATCACGTTTTCCACATGGATGCGGGCACGGAAATCTTCGTGTCGCACGGAAGCAATTGGAGTCGCCTGGGCGGTCCCGCCAACGGAGAAGACATCATCCAAGGGCGATTGATATCCCTCTTTCTGGATAGGCAGGGGACACCCTACGTCGTGTACCCCACGAGCTCGGATCCGGGCCGGCTTCGGTACTGGTCGCAGGGTTCGTGGATCTTGCGCGCTCCCCCGGTGACTTCCCCTGGTGATAAAGCGCTACTCCTACGAATCACGATCGACGATGGCGGAACTCCCTTCGCGTTGGTCGCTATTTCGGAGGGGCCCTCCGTGTACGACCAACGGTTCCAAATTCGTCGATTCGACGGAAACCACTGGATCGATTGCGGCGCTCCTTTGCCAATGCCAGGTTCTTCTAGGCTCCAATACTTTGGGCAGGCGTTGGACGGTCACACCTTTGCGGTCCTAACCACCCAAAGCCCAGGCACCGAGATTCCGGACAAGGTCCTCACGTTCGACGTCACCCAAAACGGATGGACCGCAATCGCGCCGCCCGTGGATACCCTGCGCCAATACACGAGGATATTCGCCACCATCGACGACCGTGGCGCCCCCATTCTCGCCTGGTCCGAGGGCTCCGTGGTGCACCTGCGGCGCCTGAATCGCTAG
- a CDS encoding gamma-glutamylcyclotransferase, with protein MKRQDGSTWYFAYGANMSRRVFVERRGMRPLESEIASLQGYRLAFALKGFAVVEPAFATLLPDASGTVHGVLHRLGEADLERLEKLEDEYERCELPVTGARCGPTVAQVYLASSTTLGLRPSRRYLALLCEGAREAGLPEAYVAWLAAHPSAHVPVLSTLAGASAKLYETYLAVSKRGARRRA; from the coding sequence ATGAAGCGTCAAGATGGATCCACTTGGTATTTCGCCTACGGCGCGAACATGAGCCGTCGCGTCTTCGTCGAACGCCGCGGCATGCGACCGCTCGAGAGTGAGATTGCGTCGCTTCAAGGCTACCGGCTCGCCTTTGCGCTCAAAGGCTTTGCCGTGGTGGAGCCGGCATTCGCCACGCTTCTTCCGGATGCCTCGGGCACGGTGCACGGTGTGCTGCACCGGCTCGGGGAGGCCGATCTCGAACGGCTCGAGAAGCTCGAGGACGAGTACGAGCGCTGTGAGCTCCCCGTCACGGGGGCGCGCTGCGGCCCGACGGTGGCGCAGGTGTACCTGGCCTCGAGCACCACGCTCGGGCTGCGTCCGTCACGGCGGTACCTGGCGCTCCTCTGCGAAGGGGCCCGGGAGGCGGGGCTGCCCGAGGCGTACGTGGCGTGGCTTGCAGCCCATCCGTCGGCGCACGTGCCGGTTCTCTCGACCCTGGCGGGCGCGAGCGCAAAGCTCTACGAGACGTATCTAGCTGTATCGAAACGCGGGGCGCGAAGACGCGCTTGA
- a CDS encoding S8 family serine peptidase, producing the protein MKRLGLGVTVVSFVVGFAGCSSSSPSDSSDPSDTSSTGQAILREGVADAMVEGHAPTSVLVFLKGSADLTAPTAGFATRAERGAFVHTRLVDHAKASQSALLEMLAREGAKVQPFHIVNAVLVNDASPRLLRKLATRADVDRILVDKAVPLKLVPNDETLQTEAVAAIGSNITATGANRVWTEFGVKGAGVVIAGQDTGVNWSHPALKSHYRGWNGTTADHSYSWHDAIHEASGNPCGANAAAPCDDYGHGTHTIGTVVGDDGGSNQIGMAPGAKWIACRNMDAGTGTPSSYIECSQWFLAPYRQGADPSTGDPSKAPDVINNSWGCPSSEGCSGKDLVDVVRSLASAGIVFVASAGNSGSGCGTISDQPATIWDATLSVGSYNHRNGAISGFSSRGPSQIPGETEKHIGPDVAAPGESINSSVQSGYGSMSGTSMAGPHVVGEVALLISAKPALRGNVAEITRIVTTTAKAKTSTQSCAGTSGSARPNNTWGYGIIDAYAAVKSVR; encoded by the coding sequence ATGAAACGACTCGGCCTCGGTGTAACCGTAGTCTCCTTCGTCGTAGGTTTTGCCGGATGCAGCTCCTCCTCTCCGTCCGACTCCTCGGACCCTAGCGACACGTCGTCGACGGGCCAAGCGATCCTGCGCGAGGGCGTCGCCGATGCCATGGTCGAAGGCCATGCGCCCACGTCGGTCCTCGTCTTCCTCAAAGGCTCCGCCGATCTCACGGCGCCCACCGCCGGTTTCGCCACGCGCGCCGAACGCGGCGCGTTCGTGCACACCCGCCTCGTCGATCATGCGAAGGCCTCTCAGAGCGCCCTCCTCGAGATGCTCGCACGAGAAGGCGCCAAGGTGCAGCCTTTCCATATCGTCAATGCCGTTCTCGTGAACGATGCCTCCCCTCGCCTGCTGCGCAAGCTCGCGACCCGCGCGGATGTCGATCGCATCCTGGTCGACAAGGCTGTTCCTCTCAAACTCGTCCCCAACGACGAAACTTTGCAAACCGAAGCCGTCGCAGCGATCGGTTCGAACATCACCGCCACCGGAGCAAACCGTGTTTGGACGGAATTCGGCGTCAAAGGCGCCGGTGTCGTCATTGCAGGACAAGACACGGGTGTCAATTGGTCCCACCCCGCTCTCAAATCGCACTACCGCGGATGGAACGGGACGACCGCCGACCATAGCTACAGCTGGCACGACGCCATCCATGAAGCCTCCGGAAATCCATGCGGCGCAAACGCAGCGGCACCTTGTGACGACTACGGTCATGGGACGCACACCATTGGGACGGTGGTGGGAGACGACGGCGGCAGCAATCAAATCGGCATGGCGCCGGGCGCAAAATGGATTGCATGCCGTAACATGGACGCAGGCACGGGTACGCCCTCAAGCTACATCGAGTGCTCGCAATGGTTCCTTGCCCCGTACCGGCAGGGCGCCGATCCGAGCACCGGCGACCCATCCAAGGCGCCGGACGTCATCAACAATTCGTGGGGGTGCCCTTCGAGTGAAGGTTGCAGCGGAAAGGATCTCGTGGATGTCGTCCGTTCACTCGCCTCGGCGGGTATCGTCTTCGTCGCTTCGGCGGGGAATTCAGGCTCCGGTTGCGGAACCATCTCGGACCAGCCAGCAACCATCTGGGATGCCACCCTCTCCGTTGGCTCGTACAACCATCGAAACGGTGCGATTTCCGGCTTCTCCAGCCGCGGGCCGTCCCAAATCCCCGGCGAAACGGAAAAGCATATCGGCCCGGATGTGGCTGCGCCCGGAGAAAGCATCAATTCGTCGGTGCAAAGTGGTTATGGCTCGATGAGCGGCACGTCGATGGCTGGCCCTCACGTCGTAGGCGAAGTGGCTCTCCTCATTTCGGCCAAGCCCGCGCTGCGCGGAAACGTTGCCGAGATCACCAGAATCGTGACCACCACCGCCAAGGCCAAAACGTCGACACAAAGCTGCGCTGGCACCAGCGGATCCGCCCGTCCCAACAACACGTGGGGCTACGGTATCATCGACGCCTACGCCGCCGTCAAAAGCGTCAGATAA
- the def gene encoding peptide deformylase, producing the protein MAIRKIATLGHPVLRQVARTLTRDELASPKVQALIDDLIETMRDANGAGIAANQVYEPVQLCVIHIQNNPRYPYKPNYPLTILVNPEVTPLTDETFDNNEGCLSVPNLRGQVPRFTHVRVRAWNRQGDDLDFEVKGLTAGTFQHEIDHLQGKLFVDRVTDTRTLSTWADFERFHLAGFAERARALVARYGS; encoded by the coding sequence ATGGCCATCCGCAAAATTGCGACCCTCGGGCACCCCGTGCTGCGCCAAGTGGCGCGCACCCTCACGCGCGACGAGCTTGCTTCTCCCAAGGTGCAGGCGCTCATCGACGACCTCATCGAGACGATGCGCGATGCGAACGGTGCCGGGATCGCGGCCAATCAGGTGTACGAGCCGGTGCAGCTCTGCGTCATCCACATCCAGAACAACCCGCGCTATCCGTACAAGCCCAATTACCCGCTCACGATTCTCGTGAACCCCGAGGTCACGCCGCTCACGGACGAGACGTTCGACAACAACGAGGGATGCCTTTCCGTGCCCAACCTGCGCGGGCAAGTGCCCCGGTTCACACACGTGCGCGTGCGCGCGTGGAACCGGCAGGGCGACGATCTCGATTTCGAGGTGAAAGGCCTGACGGCGGGCACCTTCCAGCACGAGATCGATCACCTGCAGGGCAAGCTGTTCGTCGATCGCGTGACCGACACGCGCACCTTGTCCACGTGGGCCGATTTCGAGCGATTCCACCTGGCGGGCTTCGCCGAGCGAGCCCGCGCATTGGTGGCGCGTTATGGCAGCTAG
- the corA gene encoding magnesium/cobalt transporter CorA — protein sequence MHAFFVDGESVSETSNLDEVRKLHADGRMLWIDLGESDKTKDRAAVDELLTGEFNLHPLVLEDIWEDRALPKIEDFEAYLYVLVHGVRMRADKNVHAEIELLEVDIVIGQNWVITHHHGAECIGQVRQSLQRSPKSLKKGPAWVLHGVLDHLVDDYLPVLDALDAQLDKLDEAVIHHAGTPTGHRILSRLLSLKRTLQGLRRICVQQREILLRLSRGEFDEVPQQAMPFFRDVYDHFAHVTDLTDSHRELASNAIESYLSMQSNRMNEVMKTLTMMSTVMLPLTFVAGVYGMNFEHMPELKWHYGYAFAICSMAAVAIAIVLWFRHKKWL from the coding sequence ATGCATGCCTTCTTCGTCGATGGGGAGAGCGTTTCGGAAACGTCGAACCTCGACGAGGTGCGCAAGCTCCACGCCGATGGCCGGATGCTCTGGATCGACCTCGGCGAGAGTGACAAGACGAAGGATCGCGCGGCCGTCGACGAGCTGCTCACCGGCGAATTCAACCTGCATCCGCTGGTCCTCGAGGACATCTGGGAGGACCGCGCGCTGCCGAAAATAGAGGACTTCGAGGCGTACCTCTACGTCCTCGTGCACGGCGTGCGCATGCGGGCCGACAAGAACGTGCACGCCGAGATCGAGCTGCTCGAGGTCGACATCGTCATCGGCCAAAATTGGGTCATCACGCACCACCACGGCGCCGAGTGCATCGGGCAAGTCCGCCAGAGCCTCCAACGCTCCCCGAAGAGCCTGAAAAAAGGCCCCGCCTGGGTACTGCACGGCGTGCTCGATCACTTGGTCGACGATTATCTGCCCGTGCTGGACGCGCTCGATGCGCAGCTCGACAAGCTCGACGAGGCGGTGATTCACCACGCCGGCACGCCGACGGGGCATCGCATCTTGTCGCGTTTGCTCTCGCTCAAGCGCACCTTGCAAGGGCTGCGGCGCATTTGCGTGCAGCAGCGCGAGATCCTGCTTCGCCTCTCGCGCGGTGAGTTCGACGAGGTGCCGCAGCAGGCGATGCCGTTCTTCCGCGACGTGTACGACCATTTCGCGCACGTCACGGATTTGACCGACAGCCACCGCGAATTGGCGAGCAACGCCATCGAGTCCTATTTGAGCATGCAGTCGAACCGCATGAACGAGGTCATGAAGACCTTGACCATGATGTCGACGGTCATGCTGCCGCTCACGTTCGTGGCCGGCGTTTACGGCATGAACTTCGAGCACATGCCCGAGCTGAAATGGCACTACGGCTATGCATTTGCCATTTGCAGCATGGCGGCCGTCGCCATTGCCATCGTCCTGTGGTTCCGGCACAAGAAGTGGTTGTAA